A region of Zeugodacus cucurbitae isolate PBARC_wt_2022May chromosome 5, idZeuCucr1.2, whole genome shotgun sequence DNA encodes the following proteins:
- the LOC105217641 gene encoding uncharacterized protein LOC105217641 isoform X1 → MSLTKKDPTLRVAANDPHLVSLGGGRLSTAVTIHYIPIGDMTIGSASTCSISLNGSGVRSIHCTIYRSEENEVTIVPEQDARILIDGTKITHETNLTQGAMITIGNSNYLRFNNPAEAQMIRSTMGSNERISMPQIDFTQVPRRDSTKSLSSSNGSADARQSLAIDSFYEEHISPMSNVQMSMSMGRETAKSMLGSNKSLYNNVALAPIDINGLHCPKVFAADLVTVNMPAKDVLGQKYANFAKNLAENHRNDKNASPVPNNQLNNSIRGGAQNSTGNYVNIPSTSNFIQNTSANGSGEFLAKVNNTAPLRSTNGANHHNVPAYDRYPKPGTYGGLQIYPMNGVNTEINSNSANSSPLHRLQYESSPSMQRRNLSNLSSSENECLENMLKICTEYSDRQNQSCAASLTSSPIVQNRIKTNGSLPRDKKSPFYFDLSGSQLQQSVSGSSNNLSVQTHNGSAPISSSSGYENVRLVSQNRIEIGGQSQGPSSPKTGYENVVIGKYVPQSPRTKIRTTCMSPKKEHSFSSLYGQAPSAAVPPPVAPKPKLSKQSEYEQLIKTFEEKLKLEMQAIEESSRYQPTSAVKSLSASAEHSPAKRTNKNVNNLTLNLPESNSLQNSPKLQKKPATAPRMFSKTALTSFNKSGAAKISNALADSVNFQKTAAAVSVRNDIDAALKAKQFPSDNEDIDQLKQKRKQHLVRIHELKNEISELQRQESEELRELDMEKALVNAEVNSVGGSVGELETQLEHLQNKIHRFEAQRNATRVMEENQQAKLKQSIEMKQDQVKKLKSMLQQKPSNDCLKEELHNVSESLENDRKTFEDLEFQYLEEESEWHAYREELHNEEANFIVKIKEKRLELQHLERQDLGNISVHAKTLKSKLVSACYSLKMEQECLKAVESSICDITGDLKVNSSEEDVSTTSSASPILHNNLAAGVMSQSLFGSAELLCPKRTTEDIMSKSVNENMFYNNKIELPSQAPVTSTPKLKQLYVVNIDDATADMRRSTEVEMDAMLDGKLDVPNYDQHDERVKFNLSLGTGDFEVNPLERRVPSQDDIDRICKVTSSAPISTKGASTRIFDSIKEIERNRQLLLAQQGHHVIEHERQKIIDLKKKCHDEARAQYLLKMNNGERDNSGNNALSNSNQAEMRELQCLESDETNRGSTKESQAGASSSQKKNSAFGNGKTLSPHIGAHEGANKIQPDRSSQQRHSQPEFVETQIRQSPSSPRPLSEANSELSCNLLEGEQKGTCKSNFELSTTTASNAATTGSNSYSTERISSDSAEAANKRSSVNSNETTSGGSVCGSGSGSAHSERKRALPKHQRPLTRYLPIFSPDLNLRHHIESAGHQITLCPHVFVDAFSCRGYLHKLGATFHGWARRWFVLDRQRSAFIYYADKSERKPRGGAYFSTIDEVYLDHLNASKSGRPHCTFIVKTKKRSYHLQAASDAAARIWIDAIITGAQGNLDY, encoded by the exons GTGATATGACGATTGGCTCGGCCTCCACCTGCAGCATATCTCTGAATGGTAGTGGAGTCCGATCGATACATTGCACGATCTATCGCAGTGAGGAGAACGAAGTAACCATAGTGCCAGAACAGGACGCCCGCATACTGATCGACGGGACGAAGATCACGCATGAGACGAACCTAACGCAGGGCGCTATGATCACCATCGGCAATTCCAATTATTTGCGTTTCAATAATCCAGCCGAAGCTCAAATGATACGTTCTACCATGGGTTCGAATGAACGAATTTCCATGCCCCAAATAGACTTCACTCAAGTGCCACGACGCGATTCGACGAAAAGCCTTAGCTCCAGCAATGGGAGTGCAGACGCGCGTCAATCGTTAGCTATCGACTCCTTCTATGAGGAACACATTAGTCCCATGTCGAATGTACAAATGTCAATGTCGATGGGTAGAGAGACAGCGAAGAGTATGCTAGGCAGCAATAAATCATTGTACAACAATGTGGCTCTAGCGCCGATCGACATTAATGGGTTGCATTGTCCGAAGGTTTTCGCCGCTGACTTGGTGACGGTGAATATGCCAGCCAAGGACGTTTTGGGTCAGAAGTATGCAAACTTTGCAAAGAATTTGGCTGAAAATCATCGTAACGACAAGAATGCAAGTCCTGTGCCCAACAATCAATTAAACAATAGTATAAGGGGCGGTGCGCAAAACAGCACGGGCAATTATGTTAATATTCCGAGCACATCGAATTTCATACAGAATACAAGCGCAAATGGAAGTGGCGAGTTTTTGGCAAAGGTTAATAATACGGCACCCTTACGCAGCACCAATGGCGCGAATCACCACAACGTGCCCGCATATGATCGCTACCCGAAGCCCGGCACGTACGGTGGCTTGCAGATCTATCCAATGAACGGTGTCAATACTGAAATTAACAGCAACTCGGCAAACTCATCGCCGCTGCATCGTTTGCAGTACGAGAGTTCGCCAAGTATGCAGCGCAGGAATCTCTCGAATCTGAGTAGTTCAGAGAACGAATGTCTTGAGAATATGCTAAAAATATGTACTGAATATTCCGATCGACAAAATCAGAGTTGTGCTGCCTCGCTCACCTCATCGCCTATTGTTCAAAACCGTATTAAAACAAATGGTTCACTGCCGCGTGACAAAAAGTCGCCCTTTTACTTTGATCTATCTGGTTCGCAGCTTCAACAATCGGTTTCAGGTAGTAGCAATAATCTCAGCGTCCAGACACATAACGGTTCAGCCCCAATCTCCAGCTCTTCTGGTTACGAGAACGTTCGCTTAGTGAGTCAGAATCGAATAGAAATTGGTGGGCAATCACAAGGTCCCAGTTCACCGAAGACAGGTTATGAAAATGTCGTTATCGGGAAGTATGTGCCGCAAAGTCCTCGCACCAAAATACGGACGACATGTATGTCACCGAAAAAGGAGCATTCCTTCAGTAGTTTGTATGGGCAAGCGCCAAGTGCAGCAGTGCCACCGCCAGTGGCACCTAAACCTAAACTCTCAAAACAGAGTGAATATGAGCAACTTATCAAAACATTTGAAGAGAAGCTCAAATTAGAAATGCAAGCCATAGAAGAGAGCAGTCGGTATCAGCCCACAAGTGCGGTAAAATCCTTATCGGCTTCCGCGGAACATTCGCCAGCGAAGCGTACgaataaaaatgtcaacaatCTCACATTGAACTTACCCGAGTCGAATTCGCTACAAAACTCGCCCAAACTGCAGAAAAAGCCAGCAACTGCGCCACGAATGTTCTCGAAAACAGCATTGACAAGCTTTAACAAGAGTGGCGCTGCTAAAATTTCAAATGCACTTGCCGACAGTgttaatttccaaaaaacagCTGCAGCTGTGTCTGTGCGAAATGATATTGATGCAGCATTGAAAGCAAAGCAGTTTCCTAGTGACAATGAAGACATTGATCAGCTTAAGCAGAAAAGAAAGCAACACTTGGTTCGAATCCACGAGTTGAAGAATGAAATATCCGAACTACAACGGCAGGAGTCGGAGGAACTAAGAGAG TTGGATATGGAAAAGGCGCTGGTAAATGCCGAAGTCAATTCCGTTGGTGGTTCCGTGGGCGAATTGGAAACGCAGCTTGAGCATTTGCAGAATAAGATTCATCGTTTTGAAGCACAACGAAACGCTACACGGGTAATGGAGGAGAATCAGCAGGCCAAATTGAAGCAATCAATTGAAATGAAACAAGATCAAGTGAAGAA GTTAAAATCGATGTTACAGCAGAAACCGAGCAATGATTGCCTTAAAGAGGAGCTGCACAATGTAAGTGAGTCACTGGAAAACGACCGGAAGACTTTTGAAGACTTGGAGTTCCAGTATTTGGAAGAGGAATCTGAATGGCACGCCTATCGTGAGGAGTTGCATAACGAAGAAGCGAATTTcattgtgaaaataaaagaaaaacgccTTGAACTGCAACACCTGGAACGGCAGGACTTGGGCAATATTTCGGTGCatgcaaaaactttaaaatcaaagttgGTGAGTGCATGTTATTCGCTAAAAATGGAGCAGGAATGCCTTAAAGCCGTTGAAAGCAGTATTTGTGACATAACTGGTGATTTAAAGGTGAACTCATCCGAAGAAGATGTCAGTACGACGTCCTCAGCTTCACCAATATTACACAACAATCTGGCAGCAGGTGTTATGTCGCAATCGCTTTTTGGTTCTGCCGAATTGCTTTGTCCAAAGCGTACCACTGAGGATATAATGTCGAAGAGTGTGAATGagaatatgttttataataataaaatcgaacTGCCATCGCAAGCACCAGTCACAAGTACACCCAAACTTAAACAACTCTATGTCGTCAATATTGATGATGCAACAGCCGATATGCGGAGGAGTACTGAAGTTGAAATGGATGCCATGTTGGATGGGAAACTTGACGTGCCAAATTATGATCAGCACGATGAGCGGGTGAAATTTAATCTTTCGTTGGGCACCGGGGATTTTGAGGTAAATCCGTTGGAACGCCGTGTACCTTCGCAAGATGATATTGACCGTATATGTAAAGTGACGAGTAGTGCACCGATTTCAACAAAAGGTGCTAGTACTAGAATATTTGATAGTATCAAGGAAATCGAACGGAATCGTCAGTTGCTGCTGGCCCAGCAAG GTCATCACGTGATCGAACATGAACGTCAGAAAATCAttgatttgaagaaaaaatgtcaTGATGAAGCACGCGCCCAGTATCTTTTAAAAATGAACAATGGCGAAAGAGA caaTAGCGGCAACAATGCACTGAGCAATTCCAATCAAGCTGAAATGCGAGAGCTCCAATGTCTTGAAAGCGATGAAACTAACCGAGGTTCCACCAAAGAAAGTCAAGCGGGCGCGAGTTCGTCACAAAAGAAAAATTCTGCTTTCGGTAACGGAAAAACACTCTCTCCACACATTGGCGCTCATGAGGGAGCGAATAAAATACAACCGGATCGATCTAGTCAG CAACGCCACTCACAGCCTGAATTTGTGGAAACGCAAATACGTCAATCGCCATCCAGTCCACGGCCATTATCAGAGGCCAACTCGGAGTTGAGCTGCAATCTGCTAGAGGGCGAACAGAAAGGAACCTGCAAGTCAAACTTCGAATTGTCAACCACCACAGCGTCGAATGCCGCCACAACCGGGAGCAATAGCTACTCCACAGAGCGCATATCTAGCGACAGCGCCGAGGCGGCCAACAAGCGTTCAAGCGTCAATTCCAACGAGACTACGTCAGGCGGAAGCGTCTGCGGCAGTGGCAGCGGTAGTGCGCATAGCGAACGGAAACGTGCTCTGCCCAAACATCAGCGCCCGTTGACACGCTACCTGCCAATCTTCTCGCCGGATCTTAACTTGCGCCATCACATAGAGTCGGCCGGCCATCAGATTACGCTATGCCCGCACGTCTTTGTTGACGCCTTCAGTTGTCGGGG ttatttgcataaGTTGGGCGCTACTTTCCACGGTTGGGCTCGACGCTGGTTCGTGCTTGATCGCCAGCGAAGCGCATTCATCTATTACGCAGATAAATCGGAGCGGAAACCCAGAGGAGGTGCTTACTTTTCG ACAATAGACGAAGTGTATTTGGACCATTTAAACGCCTCGAAGAGTGGACGCCCACATTGCACATTTATTGTTAAAACCAAGAAGCGCAGCTACCATCTGCAAGCGGCCTCAGATGCCGCAGCAAGAATATGGATCGACGCAATTATTACCGGCGCTCAAGGGAATCTAGACTACTAA
- the LOC105217641 gene encoding uncharacterized protein LOC105217641 isoform X2 has product MTIGSASTCSISLNGSGVRSIHCTIYRSEENEVTIVPEQDARILIDGTKITHETNLTQGAMITIGNSNYLRFNNPAEAQMIRSTMGSNERISMPQIDFTQVPRRDSTKSLSSSNGSADARQSLAIDSFYEEHISPMSNVQMSMSMGRETAKSMLGSNKSLYNNVALAPIDINGLHCPKVFAADLVTVNMPAKDVLGQKYANFAKNLAENHRNDKNASPVPNNQLNNSIRGGAQNSTGNYVNIPSTSNFIQNTSANGSGEFLAKVNNTAPLRSTNGANHHNVPAYDRYPKPGTYGGLQIYPMNGVNTEINSNSANSSPLHRLQYESSPSMQRRNLSNLSSSENECLENMLKICTEYSDRQNQSCAASLTSSPIVQNRIKTNGSLPRDKKSPFYFDLSGSQLQQSVSGSSNNLSVQTHNGSAPISSSSGYENVRLVSQNRIEIGGQSQGPSSPKTGYENVVIGKYVPQSPRTKIRTTCMSPKKEHSFSSLYGQAPSAAVPPPVAPKPKLSKQSEYEQLIKTFEEKLKLEMQAIEESSRYQPTSAVKSLSASAEHSPAKRTNKNVNNLTLNLPESNSLQNSPKLQKKPATAPRMFSKTALTSFNKSGAAKISNALADSVNFQKTAAAVSVRNDIDAALKAKQFPSDNEDIDQLKQKRKQHLVRIHELKNEISELQRQESEELRELDMEKALVNAEVNSVGGSVGELETQLEHLQNKIHRFEAQRNATRVMEENQQAKLKQSIEMKQDQVKKLKSMLQQKPSNDCLKEELHNVSESLENDRKTFEDLEFQYLEEESEWHAYREELHNEEANFIVKIKEKRLELQHLERQDLGNISVHAKTLKSKLVSACYSLKMEQECLKAVESSICDITGDLKVNSSEEDVSTTSSASPILHNNLAAGVMSQSLFGSAELLCPKRTTEDIMSKSVNENMFYNNKIELPSQAPVTSTPKLKQLYVVNIDDATADMRRSTEVEMDAMLDGKLDVPNYDQHDERVKFNLSLGTGDFEVNPLERRVPSQDDIDRICKVTSSAPISTKGASTRIFDSIKEIERNRQLLLAQQGHHVIEHERQKIIDLKKKCHDEARAQYLLKMNNGERDNSGNNALSNSNQAEMRELQCLESDETNRGSTKESQAGASSSQKKNSAFGNGKTLSPHIGAHEGANKIQPDRSSQQRHSQPEFVETQIRQSPSSPRPLSEANSELSCNLLEGEQKGTCKSNFELSTTTASNAATTGSNSYSTERISSDSAEAANKRSSVNSNETTSGGSVCGSGSGSAHSERKRALPKHQRPLTRYLPIFSPDLNLRHHIESAGHQITLCPHVFVDAFSCRGYLHKLGATFHGWARRWFVLDRQRSAFIYYADKSERKPRGGAYFSTIDEVYLDHLNASKSGRPHCTFIVKTKKRSYHLQAASDAAARIWIDAIITGAQGNLDY; this is encoded by the exons ATGACGATTGGCTCGGCCTCCACCTGCAGCATATCTCTGAATGGTAGTGGAGTCCGATCGATACATTGCACGATCTATCGCAGTGAGGAGAACGAAGTAACCATAGTGCCAGAACAGGACGCCCGCATACTGATCGACGGGACGAAGATCACGCATGAGACGAACCTAACGCAGGGCGCTATGATCACCATCGGCAATTCCAATTATTTGCGTTTCAATAATCCAGCCGAAGCTCAAATGATACGTTCTACCATGGGTTCGAATGAACGAATTTCCATGCCCCAAATAGACTTCACTCAAGTGCCACGACGCGATTCGACGAAAAGCCTTAGCTCCAGCAATGGGAGTGCAGACGCGCGTCAATCGTTAGCTATCGACTCCTTCTATGAGGAACACATTAGTCCCATGTCGAATGTACAAATGTCAATGTCGATGGGTAGAGAGACAGCGAAGAGTATGCTAGGCAGCAATAAATCATTGTACAACAATGTGGCTCTAGCGCCGATCGACATTAATGGGTTGCATTGTCCGAAGGTTTTCGCCGCTGACTTGGTGACGGTGAATATGCCAGCCAAGGACGTTTTGGGTCAGAAGTATGCAAACTTTGCAAAGAATTTGGCTGAAAATCATCGTAACGACAAGAATGCAAGTCCTGTGCCCAACAATCAATTAAACAATAGTATAAGGGGCGGTGCGCAAAACAGCACGGGCAATTATGTTAATATTCCGAGCACATCGAATTTCATACAGAATACAAGCGCAAATGGAAGTGGCGAGTTTTTGGCAAAGGTTAATAATACGGCACCCTTACGCAGCACCAATGGCGCGAATCACCACAACGTGCCCGCATATGATCGCTACCCGAAGCCCGGCACGTACGGTGGCTTGCAGATCTATCCAATGAACGGTGTCAATACTGAAATTAACAGCAACTCGGCAAACTCATCGCCGCTGCATCGTTTGCAGTACGAGAGTTCGCCAAGTATGCAGCGCAGGAATCTCTCGAATCTGAGTAGTTCAGAGAACGAATGTCTTGAGAATATGCTAAAAATATGTACTGAATATTCCGATCGACAAAATCAGAGTTGTGCTGCCTCGCTCACCTCATCGCCTATTGTTCAAAACCGTATTAAAACAAATGGTTCACTGCCGCGTGACAAAAAGTCGCCCTTTTACTTTGATCTATCTGGTTCGCAGCTTCAACAATCGGTTTCAGGTAGTAGCAATAATCTCAGCGTCCAGACACATAACGGTTCAGCCCCAATCTCCAGCTCTTCTGGTTACGAGAACGTTCGCTTAGTGAGTCAGAATCGAATAGAAATTGGTGGGCAATCACAAGGTCCCAGTTCACCGAAGACAGGTTATGAAAATGTCGTTATCGGGAAGTATGTGCCGCAAAGTCCTCGCACCAAAATACGGACGACATGTATGTCACCGAAAAAGGAGCATTCCTTCAGTAGTTTGTATGGGCAAGCGCCAAGTGCAGCAGTGCCACCGCCAGTGGCACCTAAACCTAAACTCTCAAAACAGAGTGAATATGAGCAACTTATCAAAACATTTGAAGAGAAGCTCAAATTAGAAATGCAAGCCATAGAAGAGAGCAGTCGGTATCAGCCCACAAGTGCGGTAAAATCCTTATCGGCTTCCGCGGAACATTCGCCAGCGAAGCGTACgaataaaaatgtcaacaatCTCACATTGAACTTACCCGAGTCGAATTCGCTACAAAACTCGCCCAAACTGCAGAAAAAGCCAGCAACTGCGCCACGAATGTTCTCGAAAACAGCATTGACAAGCTTTAACAAGAGTGGCGCTGCTAAAATTTCAAATGCACTTGCCGACAGTgttaatttccaaaaaacagCTGCAGCTGTGTCTGTGCGAAATGATATTGATGCAGCATTGAAAGCAAAGCAGTTTCCTAGTGACAATGAAGACATTGATCAGCTTAAGCAGAAAAGAAAGCAACACTTGGTTCGAATCCACGAGTTGAAGAATGAAATATCCGAACTACAACGGCAGGAGTCGGAGGAACTAAGAGAG TTGGATATGGAAAAGGCGCTGGTAAATGCCGAAGTCAATTCCGTTGGTGGTTCCGTGGGCGAATTGGAAACGCAGCTTGAGCATTTGCAGAATAAGATTCATCGTTTTGAAGCACAACGAAACGCTACACGGGTAATGGAGGAGAATCAGCAGGCCAAATTGAAGCAATCAATTGAAATGAAACAAGATCAAGTGAAGAA GTTAAAATCGATGTTACAGCAGAAACCGAGCAATGATTGCCTTAAAGAGGAGCTGCACAATGTAAGTGAGTCACTGGAAAACGACCGGAAGACTTTTGAAGACTTGGAGTTCCAGTATTTGGAAGAGGAATCTGAATGGCACGCCTATCGTGAGGAGTTGCATAACGAAGAAGCGAATTTcattgtgaaaataaaagaaaaacgccTTGAACTGCAACACCTGGAACGGCAGGACTTGGGCAATATTTCGGTGCatgcaaaaactttaaaatcaaagttgGTGAGTGCATGTTATTCGCTAAAAATGGAGCAGGAATGCCTTAAAGCCGTTGAAAGCAGTATTTGTGACATAACTGGTGATTTAAAGGTGAACTCATCCGAAGAAGATGTCAGTACGACGTCCTCAGCTTCACCAATATTACACAACAATCTGGCAGCAGGTGTTATGTCGCAATCGCTTTTTGGTTCTGCCGAATTGCTTTGTCCAAAGCGTACCACTGAGGATATAATGTCGAAGAGTGTGAATGagaatatgttttataataataaaatcgaacTGCCATCGCAAGCACCAGTCACAAGTACACCCAAACTTAAACAACTCTATGTCGTCAATATTGATGATGCAACAGCCGATATGCGGAGGAGTACTGAAGTTGAAATGGATGCCATGTTGGATGGGAAACTTGACGTGCCAAATTATGATCAGCACGATGAGCGGGTGAAATTTAATCTTTCGTTGGGCACCGGGGATTTTGAGGTAAATCCGTTGGAACGCCGTGTACCTTCGCAAGATGATATTGACCGTATATGTAAAGTGACGAGTAGTGCACCGATTTCAACAAAAGGTGCTAGTACTAGAATATTTGATAGTATCAAGGAAATCGAACGGAATCGTCAGTTGCTGCTGGCCCAGCAAG GTCATCACGTGATCGAACATGAACGTCAGAAAATCAttgatttgaagaaaaaatgtcaTGATGAAGCACGCGCCCAGTATCTTTTAAAAATGAACAATGGCGAAAGAGA caaTAGCGGCAACAATGCACTGAGCAATTCCAATCAAGCTGAAATGCGAGAGCTCCAATGTCTTGAAAGCGATGAAACTAACCGAGGTTCCACCAAAGAAAGTCAAGCGGGCGCGAGTTCGTCACAAAAGAAAAATTCTGCTTTCGGTAACGGAAAAACACTCTCTCCACACATTGGCGCTCATGAGGGAGCGAATAAAATACAACCGGATCGATCTAGTCAG CAACGCCACTCACAGCCTGAATTTGTGGAAACGCAAATACGTCAATCGCCATCCAGTCCACGGCCATTATCAGAGGCCAACTCGGAGTTGAGCTGCAATCTGCTAGAGGGCGAACAGAAAGGAACCTGCAAGTCAAACTTCGAATTGTCAACCACCACAGCGTCGAATGCCGCCACAACCGGGAGCAATAGCTACTCCACAGAGCGCATATCTAGCGACAGCGCCGAGGCGGCCAACAAGCGTTCAAGCGTCAATTCCAACGAGACTACGTCAGGCGGAAGCGTCTGCGGCAGTGGCAGCGGTAGTGCGCATAGCGAACGGAAACGTGCTCTGCCCAAACATCAGCGCCCGTTGACACGCTACCTGCCAATCTTCTCGCCGGATCTTAACTTGCGCCATCACATAGAGTCGGCCGGCCATCAGATTACGCTATGCCCGCACGTCTTTGTTGACGCCTTCAGTTGTCGGGG ttatttgcataaGTTGGGCGCTACTTTCCACGGTTGGGCTCGACGCTGGTTCGTGCTTGATCGCCAGCGAAGCGCATTCATCTATTACGCAGATAAATCGGAGCGGAAACCCAGAGGAGGTGCTTACTTTTCG ACAATAGACGAAGTGTATTTGGACCATTTAAACGCCTCGAAGAGTGGACGCCCACATTGCACATTTATTGTTAAAACCAAGAAGCGCAGCTACCATCTGCAAGCGGCCTCAGATGCCGCAGCAAGAATATGGATCGACGCAATTATTACCGGCGCTCAAGGGAATCTAGACTACTAA
- the LOC105217641 gene encoding pleckstrin homology-like domain family B member 2 isoform X3, producing the protein MSVWMNYVKHRHADSNKRYKTECYYQQRHSQPEFVETQIRQSPSSPRPLSEANSELSCNLLEGEQKGTCKSNFELSTTTASNAATTGSNSYSTERISSDSAEAANKRSSVNSNETTSGGSVCGSGSGSAHSERKRALPKHQRPLTRYLPIFSPDLNLRHHIESAGHQITLCPHVFVDAFSCRGYLHKLGATFHGWARRWFVLDRQRSAFIYYADKSERKPRGGAYFSTIDEVYLDHLNASKSGRPHCTFIVKTKKRSYHLQAASDAAARIWIDAIITGAQGNLDY; encoded by the exons ATGTCAGTTTGGATGAATTATGTGAAGCATCGTCATGCAGACTCAAATAAACGTTATAAAACCGAGTGCTACTATCAA CAACGCCACTCACAGCCTGAATTTGTGGAAACGCAAATACGTCAATCGCCATCCAGTCCACGGCCATTATCAGAGGCCAACTCGGAGTTGAGCTGCAATCTGCTAGAGGGCGAACAGAAAGGAACCTGCAAGTCAAACTTCGAATTGTCAACCACCACAGCGTCGAATGCCGCCACAACCGGGAGCAATAGCTACTCCACAGAGCGCATATCTAGCGACAGCGCCGAGGCGGCCAACAAGCGTTCAAGCGTCAATTCCAACGAGACTACGTCAGGCGGAAGCGTCTGCGGCAGTGGCAGCGGTAGTGCGCATAGCGAACGGAAACGTGCTCTGCCCAAACATCAGCGCCCGTTGACACGCTACCTGCCAATCTTCTCGCCGGATCTTAACTTGCGCCATCACATAGAGTCGGCCGGCCATCAGATTACGCTATGCCCGCACGTCTTTGTTGACGCCTTCAGTTGTCGGGG ttatttgcataaGTTGGGCGCTACTTTCCACGGTTGGGCTCGACGCTGGTTCGTGCTTGATCGCCAGCGAAGCGCATTCATCTATTACGCAGATAAATCGGAGCGGAAACCCAGAGGAGGTGCTTACTTTTCG ACAATAGACGAAGTGTATTTGGACCATTTAAACGCCTCGAAGAGTGGACGCCCACATTGCACATTTATTGTTAAAACCAAGAAGCGCAGCTACCATCTGCAAGCGGCCTCAGATGCCGCAGCAAGAATATGGATCGACGCAATTATTACCGGCGCTCAAGGGAATCTAGACTACTAA
- the LOC105217640 gene encoding RING-box protein 1-like, producing MSTTNQMEVDDTDTEEFQDIEEFSDEAPSCSNTQPQSKRFVVKKWQAQALWSWDVAVDNCAICRNQIMDLCIECQANPLCSSTKEECTVAWGACNHAFHFHCISRWLKTRQVCPLDNKEWDYQKYGR from the coding sequence ATGAGCACCACCAATCAGATGGAAGTAGATGACACGGACACCGAAGAATTCCAAGACATCGAAGAGTTCTCTGACGAGGCGCCATCTTGCAGTAACACGCAGCCACAATCGAAGCGCTTCGTGGTGAAGAAGTGGCAGGCGCAGGCCCTTTGGTCGTGGGACGTAGCCGTGGACAATTGCGCCATTTGTCGCAACCAAATTATGGATCTGTGCATTGAGTGCCAGGCGAACCCGCTGTGCTCCAGCACCAAGGAAGAGTGCACTGTCGCTTGGGGTGCATGCAACCACGCCTtccattttcattgcatttcaCGTTGGCTCAAGACGCGTCAGGTGTGTCCGCTGGACAACAAAGAGTGGGATTATCAGAAGTACGGACGTTAG